One window of Solwaraspora sp. WMMA2056 genomic DNA carries:
- the nuoF gene encoding NADH-quinone oxidoreductase subunit NuoF yields MTEPRRETLEKLTPVLTKRWLSPDAWKIDVYEQLDGYAALRKVLAGTPSGRGRASDPVHPDDLIKLIKDSGLRGRGGAGFPTGLKWGFIPQGDGKPHYLVVNADEGEPGTCKDLPLMMYDPHSLVEGVIIASYAIRASRAFIYIRGEAVHAARRLRNAVDEAYRAGYLGTDILGSGFDLDLVVHSGAGAYICGEETALLDSLEGFRGQPRLRPPFPATHGLYACPTVVNNVGTIASVPYIVLGGANWWKSMGTEKSSGPMIYSLSGRIANPGQYECSMGITLRELIELAGGMQPGHELRFWTPGGSSTPLLTAEHLDVPLDFEGVAAAGSILGTTATQIFSDQDCPVYATYRWLEFYHHESCGKCTPCREGNYWMVRVYRRILAGQGTHEDLDTLLDTCDNILGRSFCGLGDGATSSVTSSLKYFKQDYLDYIEGRTAPKLSEKALVGAH; encoded by the coding sequence ATGACCGAGCCGCGACGGGAGACCCTGGAGAAGCTGACGCCGGTGCTGACCAAGCGCTGGCTGTCGCCGGACGCCTGGAAGATCGACGTCTACGAGCAGCTCGACGGCTACGCGGCCCTGCGCAAGGTGCTCGCCGGTACGCCGAGCGGCCGGGGCCGCGCCAGTGACCCGGTGCACCCGGACGACCTGATCAAACTGATCAAGGACTCCGGGCTGCGTGGTCGCGGCGGGGCCGGGTTCCCCACCGGGCTGAAGTGGGGCTTCATCCCGCAGGGCGACGGCAAGCCGCACTACCTGGTGGTCAACGCCGACGAGGGCGAGCCGGGCACCTGCAAGGACCTCCCGCTGATGATGTACGACCCGCACTCGCTGGTCGAAGGCGTCATCATCGCCTCGTACGCGATCCGGGCCAGCCGCGCCTTCATCTACATCCGGGGCGAGGCGGTGCACGCCGCCCGGCGGCTGCGTAACGCCGTCGACGAGGCGTACCGGGCCGGCTACCTCGGCACCGACATCCTCGGCTCCGGCTTCGACCTGGACCTGGTGGTACACAGCGGTGCCGGCGCGTACATCTGCGGCGAGGAGACCGCGCTGCTGGACTCCCTCGAAGGTTTCCGGGGCCAGCCCCGGTTGCGGCCACCGTTCCCGGCCACCCACGGCCTGTACGCCTGCCCGACCGTGGTCAACAACGTCGGCACCATCGCCAGCGTGCCGTACATCGTGCTCGGCGGCGCCAACTGGTGGAAGTCCATGGGTACGGAGAAGTCGTCCGGCCCGATGATCTACTCGCTCTCCGGCCGGATCGCCAACCCCGGCCAGTACGAGTGCTCGATGGGCATCACCCTGCGCGAGCTGATCGAGCTGGCCGGCGGCATGCAACCCGGGCACGAGCTGCGGTTCTGGACCCCCGGTGGGTCGTCCACCCCGCTGCTGACCGCCGAGCACCTGGACGTGCCACTCGACTTCGAAGGGGTGGCCGCGGCCGGGTCGATCCTCGGCACCACCGCCACCCAGATCTTCTCCGACCAGGACTGCCCGGTGTACGCGACCTACCGGTGGCTGGAGTTCTACCACCACGAGTCGTGCGGCAAGTGCACCCCGTGCCGCGAGGGCAACTACTGGATGGTGCGGGTCTACCGGCGGATCCTGGCCGGTCAGGGCACCCACGAGGACCTCGACACCCTGCTCGACACCTGCGACAACATCCTCGGCCGGTCGTTCTGCGGCCTCGGTGACGGTGCGACCAGCTCGGTGACCTCCTCGCTGAAGTACTTCAAGCAGGACTACCTCGACTACATCGAGGGCCGCACGGCGCCGAAGCTGTCGGAGAAAGCATTGGTAGGTGCGCACTGA
- the nuoH gene encoding NADH-quinone oxidoreductase subunit NuoH, with protein sequence MNPVAQDPTLADFGLDPWWLILIKVVFAFVFGLVGTLLGVWFERRVVGRMQVRPGPNQAGPFGLLQTLADGLKMAFKEDILPKASDKVVYFFAPTISVICAVTALSVIPFGPMVSIFGTRTPLQVTDVPVAVLVLLACSSMGVYGLVLGGWASGSTYPLLGGLRSTAQVISYEIALGLSVVGVFMTAGTMSTSGIVAAQSGGDRVTSIAGFDLYAPGWYAILLLPSFIIFFIAAVAETNRAPFDLPEAESELVAGYMTEYSSLKFALFMLSEYVAMVTMSAVTVTLFLGGWRAPWPISIWDGANSGWWPMLWFMGKVIALVFVFVWLRGTLPRLRYDQFMRFGWKVLLPINLLWILALGGIRVTSGWERNDRLVAIGIPVAILLAVVIFWPSRRQQPTPTLQEQVDTRPPGSFPLPPMDLQVPPSPRAKRAVAEREPAQVGPAADDKEV encoded by the coding sequence GTGAACCCAGTGGCACAGGATCCCACCCTGGCCGACTTCGGGCTGGACCCGTGGTGGCTGATCCTGATCAAGGTGGTCTTCGCCTTCGTGTTCGGCCTGGTCGGCACGCTGCTCGGCGTCTGGTTCGAGCGGCGGGTCGTCGGCCGGATGCAGGTGCGGCCCGGCCCGAACCAGGCCGGTCCGTTCGGTCTGCTGCAGACCCTGGCGGACGGCCTGAAGATGGCCTTCAAGGAGGACATCCTGCCGAAGGCCTCCGACAAGGTGGTCTACTTCTTCGCCCCGACGATCTCGGTGATCTGCGCGGTGACCGCGCTGTCGGTGATCCCGTTCGGGCCGATGGTGAGCATCTTCGGCACCCGGACCCCGCTGCAGGTAACCGACGTGCCGGTGGCGGTGCTGGTGCTGCTGGCCTGCTCGTCGATGGGCGTGTACGGCCTGGTGCTCGGCGGCTGGGCGTCCGGGTCGACGTACCCGCTGCTCGGCGGCCTGCGCTCGACGGCGCAGGTGATCTCCTACGAGATCGCACTCGGGCTGTCGGTGGTCGGCGTGTTCATGACCGCCGGCACGATGTCGACCAGCGGCATCGTCGCCGCCCAGTCGGGCGGTGACCGGGTCACCTCGATCGCTGGCTTCGACCTGTACGCGCCGGGCTGGTACGCGATCCTGCTGCTGCCCAGCTTCATCATCTTCTTCATCGCGGCGGTCGCCGAGACCAACCGGGCACCGTTCGACCTGCCCGAGGCCGAGTCCGAGCTGGTCGCCGGCTACATGACCGAGTACAGCTCGCTGAAGTTCGCGCTGTTCATGCTCTCCGAGTACGTCGCCATGGTGACCATGTCGGCGGTGACGGTGACGCTGTTCCTCGGCGGCTGGCGGGCACCCTGGCCGATCAGCATCTGGGACGGGGCCAACTCCGGCTGGTGGCCGATGCTCTGGTTCATGGGCAAGGTCATCGCGCTGGTGTTCGTCTTCGTCTGGCTGCGCGGCACCCTGCCCCGGTTGCGCTACGACCAGTTCATGCGGTTCGGCTGGAAGGTACTGCTGCCGATCAACCTGCTCTGGATCCTGGCGCTCGGCGGTATCCGGGTGACCAGCGGCTGGGAGCGCAACGACCGGCTGGTCGCGATCGGCATCCCGGTCGCGATCCTGCTGGCCGTGGTGATCTTCTGGCCGAGCCGCAGGCAACAGCCGACGCCGACCCTGCAGGAGCAGGTCGACACCCGTCCGCCGGGCAGCTTCCCGCTGCCCCCGATGGACCTGCAGGTCCCGCCCAGCCCCCGGGCCAAGCGGGCGGTAGCCGAACGGGAACCGGCCCAGGTCGGTCCCGCCGCCGACGACAAGGAGGTGTGA
- a CDS encoding NADH-quinone oxidoreductase subunit A produces MSLSPYIPIVGVFALASAFALFSVAAARLAGPLRYNRAKLEAYECGIEPSPEPVGGGRIPIKFYLTAMMFIIFDIEIIFLIPWAVSLDPLGAFGYVAVSLFIVAVSVAYVYEWRRGGLDWD; encoded by the coding sequence ATGTCGCTCTCGCCTTACATACCCATCGTCGGGGTGTTCGCCCTCGCCTCGGCCTTCGCGCTGTTCTCGGTGGCCGCCGCCCGGCTGGCCGGACCGCTGCGCTACAACCGGGCGAAGCTCGAAGCGTACGAGTGCGGCATCGAGCCGAGCCCGGAGCCGGTCGGCGGCGGTCGGATCCCGATCAAGTTCTATCTGACCGCGATGATGTTCATCATCTTCGACATCGAGATCATCTTCTTGATCCCGTGGGCGGTCTCGCTCGACCCGCTCGGCGCGTTCGGGTACGTCGCGGTCTCGCTGTTCATCGTCGCCGTCTCGGTCGCCTACGTGTACGAGTGGCGGCGCGGCGGGCTCGACTGGGACTGA
- a CDS encoding geranylgeranyl reductase family protein: protein MSDTEADVIVVGAGPGGSATAYHLARHGVRVLLLEKTSFPREKVCGDGLTPRAVKQLIKLGVDTSPEAGWLHNRGLRVIGGGIRLELDWPDLASFPNYGLVRTRLDFDDLLAKRAVEAGALLHTGTNVVAPVLDDTGRAVGVTAEVGPDKQPTTFRAPLIVAADGVSGRFPLAMGLAKREDRPLGVAVRRYYRSPRHSDDYLESWLELRSREGGDTLLPGYGWIFGMGDGRVNVGLGVLNSSSAFGKTNYRRMLTDWLGSTPADWGLADEANADGPILGAALPMGFNRVPHYTRGVLLVGDSGGMVNPFNGEGIAYAMESGELAAEVAVQALARSAGADRERALAQYPAELKIRYGGYYRLGNIFVKLIGNPQIMRIATKHGMPHPTLMRFVLKLLANLTDPRGGDAMDRMINAMTKVAPAV, encoded by the coding sequence GTGAGCGACACCGAAGCCGACGTCATCGTCGTCGGCGCGGGTCCAGGAGGGTCTGCGACCGCCTACCACCTCGCCCGGCACGGCGTACGGGTGCTGCTGCTGGAGAAGACCAGCTTCCCCCGGGAGAAGGTCTGCGGTGACGGGCTCACCCCGCGTGCCGTCAAGCAGTTGATCAAGCTCGGGGTGGACACCTCGCCGGAGGCCGGCTGGCTGCACAACCGCGGCCTACGGGTGATCGGCGGCGGGATCCGGCTCGAGCTGGACTGGCCCGACCTGGCCAGCTTCCCCAACTACGGCCTGGTGCGCACCCGGCTCGACTTCGACGACCTGTTGGCCAAACGGGCGGTCGAGGCCGGCGCGCTGCTGCACACCGGCACCAACGTGGTCGCCCCGGTGCTCGACGACACCGGCCGGGCGGTCGGGGTCACCGCCGAGGTCGGCCCGGACAAGCAGCCGACGACCTTCCGGGCCCCGCTGATCGTCGCCGCCGACGGCGTCTCCGGCCGGTTCCCGCTGGCCATGGGGCTCGCCAAGCGGGAGGACCGGCCGCTGGGCGTCGCGGTCCGCCGCTACTACCGCTCCCCCCGCCACTCCGACGACTACCTGGAGTCCTGGCTGGAGCTGCGCAGCCGTGAGGGCGGCGACACACTGCTGCCCGGCTACGGCTGGATCTTCGGCATGGGCGACGGCCGGGTCAACGTCGGTCTCGGTGTGCTCAACTCGTCGTCGGCCTTCGGTAAGACCAACTACCGGCGGATGCTGACCGACTGGCTGGGCAGCACCCCGGCGGACTGGGGCCTGGCCGACGAGGCCAACGCCGACGGTCCGATTCTCGGCGCGGCGCTGCCGATGGGCTTCAACCGGGTGCCGCACTACACCCGGGGAGTCCTGCTGGTCGGCGACTCCGGCGGTATGGTCAACCCGTTCAACGGCGAGGGCATCGCGTACGCGATGGAGTCCGGTGAGCTGGCCGCCGAGGTCGCGGTGCAGGCACTGGCCCGGTCCGCCGGGGCCGACCGGGAGCGGGCGCTGGCGCAGTACCCGGCCGAGTTGAAGATCCGGTACGGCGGCTACTACCGGCTCGGCAACATCTTCGTGAAGCTGATCGGCAATCCACAGATCATGCGGATCGCCACCAAACACGGCATGCCGCATCCGACACTGATGCGGTTCGTCCTGAAACTGCTGGCGAACCTCACCGATCCACGGGGTGGGGACGCCATGGACCGGATGATCAACGCGATGACCAAGGTGGCTCCCGCCGTGTGA
- a CDS encoding NADH-quinone oxidoreductase subunit B → MGIEEKLPAGVLLTSVEKLVNWSRKTSVWGATFGLACCAIEMMAAGAPHYDMGRWGMEVFRASPRQADLMIVAGRVSQKMAPVLRQIYDQMAEPRWVLSMGVCASSGGMFNNYAIVQGVDHVVPVDMYLPGCPPRPEMLIDAVLKLREKIGHEPLGPNGRKMLEARRARGDVPVVAPGSMPSSYRSDKTRRAEWEQAVREGREEQLRIENWMKAENHLHVRERLK, encoded by the coding sequence ATGGGAATCGAGGAGAAACTCCCCGCCGGCGTACTGCTCACCTCGGTGGAGAAGCTGGTCAACTGGTCCCGTAAGACCTCGGTCTGGGGGGCGACCTTCGGGCTGGCCTGCTGCGCGATCGAGATGATGGCGGCCGGTGCCCCGCACTACGACATGGGGCGTTGGGGCATGGAGGTCTTCCGGGCCTCGCCCCGGCAGGCCGACCTGATGATCGTCGCCGGCCGGGTCAGCCAGAAGATGGCCCCGGTGCTGCGGCAGATCTACGACCAGATGGCCGAGCCGCGCTGGGTGCTGTCGATGGGCGTCTGCGCCTCCAGCGGCGGCATGTTCAACAACTACGCGATCGTGCAGGGCGTCGACCACGTGGTGCCGGTCGACATGTACCTGCCGGGCTGCCCGCCGCGTCCGGAGATGCTCATCGACGCGGTCCTGAAACTGCGCGAGAAGATCGGCCACGAGCCGCTCGGACCGAACGGCCGCAAGATGCTCGAGGCCCGCCGCGCCCGCGGTGACGTGCCGGTGGTCGCCCCCGGGTCGATGCCGTCGTCGTACCGCTCCGACAAGACCCGCCGGGCCGAGTGGGAGCAGGCCGTCCGCGAGGGCCGCGAGGAGCAGCTGCGGATCGAGAACTGGATGAAAGCCGAGAACCACCTGCACGTCCGGGAGCGGCTGAAGTGA
- a CDS encoding NADH-quinone oxidoreductase subunit D, whose product MTAGYATERDTDEGKVFTVTGGDWDTVVGGTDPLTDERIIVNMGPQHPSTHGVLRLVLELEGETVREARTVVGYLHTGIEKNLEYRNWVQGTTFVTRMDYLAPIFNETAYSLAVEKLLGITDDITDRANTIRVLMMELNRISSHLIWLGTTGLELGAISIMLYCFREREYILEIFELVSGLRMNMAYVRPGGVAQDIPDEAITKIREFLKMMPKRLKEYEDLLSGQPIWLERTQNVAVLDVTGCLALGITGPVLRSAGLAWDLRKTMPYCGYENYEFDVPTTPTADVWGRYLVRMAEMRESLKIVEQALDRLEPGPIMVADKKIAWPAQLAIGVDGMGNSLEHVAKIMGQSMESLIHHFKLVTEGFRVPPGQVYVGIESPRGELGVHAVSDGGTRPYRVHYREPSFVNLQAIPAMAEGGLLADVIAGGASLDPVMGGCDR is encoded by the coding sequence ATGACCGCCGGATACGCAACCGAGCGCGACACCGACGAGGGCAAGGTCTTCACCGTCACCGGTGGGGACTGGGACACCGTGGTCGGCGGCACCGACCCGCTCACCGACGAGCGGATCATCGTCAACATGGGTCCGCAGCACCCGTCCACCCACGGCGTACTGCGCCTGGTGCTGGAGCTGGAGGGTGAGACGGTCCGGGAGGCCCGGACGGTCGTCGGCTACCTGCACACCGGGATCGAGAAGAACCTCGAGTACCGCAACTGGGTGCAGGGCACCACCTTCGTCACCCGGATGGACTACCTGGCGCCGATCTTCAACGAGACGGCGTACAGCCTCGCGGTCGAGAAGCTGCTGGGGATCACCGACGACATCACCGACCGGGCGAACACCATCCGGGTGCTGATGATGGAGCTCAACCGGATCTCCTCGCACCTGATCTGGCTGGGCACCACCGGTCTGGAGCTCGGCGCGATCTCGATCATGCTGTACTGCTTCCGGGAACGCGAGTACATCCTGGAGATCTTCGAACTGGTCTCCGGGCTGCGGATGAACATGGCCTACGTCCGTCCCGGCGGGGTCGCCCAGGACATCCCGGACGAGGCGATCACCAAGATCCGCGAGTTCCTGAAGATGATGCCGAAGCGGCTCAAGGAGTACGAGGACCTGCTCTCCGGGCAGCCGATCTGGCTGGAGCGGACGCAGAACGTCGCGGTGCTCGACGTCACCGGCTGCCTGGCGCTGGGCATCACCGGTCCGGTGCTGCGCTCGGCCGGGCTCGCCTGGGACCTGCGCAAGACCATGCCGTACTGCGGCTACGAGAACTACGAGTTCGACGTACCGACCACGCCGACCGCCGACGTCTGGGGCCGCTACCTGGTCCGGATGGCCGAGATGCGGGAGTCGCTGAAGATCGTCGAGCAGGCGCTGGACCGGCTCGAGCCCGGCCCGATCATGGTGGCCGACAAGAAGATCGCCTGGCCGGCGCAGCTGGCCATCGGCGTCGACGGCATGGGCAACTCGCTGGAGCACGTCGCCAAGATCATGGGTCAGTCGATGGAGTCGCTGATCCACCACTTCAAGCTGGTGACCGAGGGCTTCCGGGTGCCACCCGGCCAGGTGTACGTCGGCATCGAGTCACCCCGGGGCGAGCTGGGCGTACACGCCGTCTCCGACGGCGGGACCCGCCCGTACCGGGTGCACTACCGCGAACCGAGCTTCGTCAACCTTCAGGCGATCCCGGCCATGGCCGAAGGCGGGCTGCTCGCCGACGTGATCGCCGGGGGCGCCTCGTTGGACCCCGTGATGGGTGGGTGTGACCGCTGA
- a CDS encoding NADH-quinone oxidoreductase subunit C, whose translation MTGPTNAPSEQPGGGVPAAAPPVGATSGAPAEYPPASPAGRGMFGIQGSGDTSGFGGLVRRRASVAGSERPYGGYFDEVCDALEEAYPAFADAIEKVVVDRGELTLHIKPERIAEVCRVMRDDESLRFELCSSVSGVDYLGADERRLHVVYQLTSMTYRRRVRLEAAVSAEDPHLPSVTAVYPTADWQERETYDMFGVVFDGHPALTRILMPDDWEGHPQRKDYPLGGVPVEYKGAEIPPPDKRRSYQ comes from the coding sequence GTGACGGGGCCGACCAACGCGCCGAGCGAGCAGCCCGGTGGCGGCGTACCCGCCGCCGCGCCGCCGGTCGGGGCGACCAGCGGCGCGCCGGCCGAGTACCCGCCGGCAAGTCCGGCCGGGCGTGGCATGTTCGGCATCCAGGGTTCCGGCGACACCTCCGGCTTCGGCGGTCTGGTCCGCCGCCGGGCCTCCGTGGCCGGCAGCGAGCGGCCGTACGGCGGCTACTTCGACGAGGTCTGCGACGCGCTGGAGGAGGCCTACCCGGCGTTCGCCGACGCGATCGAGAAGGTCGTCGTCGACCGGGGCGAGCTGACCCTGCACATCAAGCCGGAGCGCATCGCCGAGGTGTGCCGGGTGATGCGCGACGACGAGTCGCTGCGTTTCGAGCTCTGCTCCTCCGTCTCCGGAGTGGACTACCTCGGTGCCGACGAGCGTCGACTGCACGTCGTCTACCAGCTGACCTCGATGACGTACCGCCGTCGGGTCCGGCTGGAAGCGGCGGTCAGCGCCGAGGACCCGCACCTGCCCAGCGTCACCGCCGTCTACCCGACCGCCGACTGGCAGGAGCGGGAGACGTACGACATGTTCGGGGTGGTCTTCGACGGCCACCCGGCGCTGACCCGGATCCTGATGCCGGACGACTGGGAGGGCCACCCGCAGCGCAAGGACTACCCGCTGGGCGGTGTCCCGGTGGAGTACAAGGGCGCCGAGATCCCACCGCCGGACAAGCGGAGGAGCTACCAATGA
- a CDS encoding NADH-quinone oxidoreductase subunit G yields MSDVAKTTETVTLTIDGVEVTAPKGALLIRVAEKLGIEIPRFCDHPLLAPAGACRQCLVDVEGQRKPVASCTQTVAEGMVVRTQLTSDVAKKAQQGVMELLLVNHPLDCPMCDKGGECPLQNQAMSTGRPDSRFHEHKREYPKPVEISSQVLLDRERCVLCQRCTRFSEEIAGDTFIDLMDRSSGEQINVYRDEAFGADPAVDGEAGAGDEPFNSYFSGNTVQICPVGALTGAQYRFRARPFDLVSTPSVCEHCSAGCAQRTDHRRGKVMRRLAGDDPAVNEEWNCDKGRWGFRYATATDRLTTPLVRDADSGELREASWSEALAVAADGLRKARDGAYGVGVLTGGRLTVEDAYAYAKFARVALRTNDIDFRARPIAGAAGSTEEAEFLAARVAGSAEVTYADVEQAPVVVLAGLEPEEECPILFLRLRKAYTKKGLRVVALAPYLSRGLEKLGATLVPTVPGDEARLLTEDATVTEALARSGAILIVGERLAGVPGGLSAAGAVADRAGAKLAWVPRRAGDRGAVDAGCLPNLLPGGRPVADAAARAELTGAWDIGAGIIPAEPGRDVDAIVAATAAGKIGALVVAGVDPADLTDPRLAEQALDEVPFLVSLEIRHSAVTRRADVVFPVAPVVEKAGSFVDWEGRLRTFGVVLETTAMPDARVLDALAAQLGVTLGTGEVNLIRRELGALPATKAQRPGLPLVDPVAVAAPGAGEAVLATWHHLIDLGTLTDGDTHLGGTARRPVVRLGKALAGALDVADGDPVTVGTDRGAVTLPAAVTDGLPDGVVWLPTNSPGSTVRRSLGVAGGAVVRVGAAAGPTGDSTAAGGAVGGNGATNLNVGGLR; encoded by the coding sequence ATGAGCGACGTAGCCAAGACCACCGAGACGGTGACGTTGACCATCGACGGCGTCGAGGTCACCGCGCCCAAGGGGGCGCTGCTGATCCGGGTGGCCGAGAAGCTGGGCATCGAGATCCCCAGGTTCTGTGACCACCCGCTGCTCGCCCCGGCCGGTGCCTGCCGGCAGTGTCTGGTCGACGTCGAGGGCCAGCGCAAGCCGGTCGCCTCGTGCACCCAGACCGTCGCCGAGGGCATGGTGGTCCGCACCCAGCTCACCTCCGACGTGGCCAAGAAGGCCCAGCAGGGGGTCATGGAGCTGCTGCTGGTCAACCACCCGCTGGACTGCCCGATGTGCGACAAGGGCGGTGAGTGCCCGCTGCAGAACCAGGCGATGTCCACCGGTCGGCCGGACTCCCGCTTCCACGAGCACAAGCGGGAGTACCCCAAGCCGGTCGAGATCTCCAGCCAGGTGCTGCTGGACCGGGAACGCTGCGTACTGTGCCAACGCTGCACCCGGTTCTCCGAGGAGATCGCCGGTGACACGTTCATCGACCTGATGGACCGCTCCTCCGGCGAGCAGATCAACGTCTACCGCGACGAGGCGTTCGGCGCCGACCCGGCGGTCGACGGCGAGGCCGGTGCCGGCGACGAGCCGTTCAACTCCTACTTCTCCGGCAACACCGTGCAGATCTGCCCGGTCGGCGCCCTCACCGGCGCCCAGTACCGGTTCCGGGCCCGCCCGTTCGACCTGGTGTCCACGCCGAGCGTCTGCGAGCACTGCTCGGCCGGCTGCGCCCAGCGCACCGACCACCGGCGCGGCAAGGTGATGCGCCGGCTGGCCGGCGACGACCCGGCCGTCAACGAGGAATGGAACTGCGACAAGGGCCGGTGGGGTTTCCGCTACGCCACCGCCACCGACCGGCTGACCACCCCGCTGGTGCGCGACGCCGACAGCGGTGAGCTGCGCGAAGCGTCCTGGAGCGAGGCCCTGGCGGTCGCCGCCGACGGGCTGCGCAAGGCCCGCGACGGCGCGTACGGCGTCGGGGTGCTCACCGGCGGCCGGCTCACCGTCGAGGACGCCTACGCCTACGCGAAGTTCGCCCGGGTGGCGCTGCGTACCAACGACATCGACTTCCGGGCCCGGCCGATCGCCGGTGCCGCCGGCTCCACCGAGGAGGCCGAGTTCCTGGCCGCCCGGGTCGCCGGCAGCGCCGAGGTGACCTACGCCGACGTCGAGCAGGCCCCGGTGGTGGTGCTCGCCGGGCTGGAACCGGAGGAGGAGTGCCCGATCCTCTTCCTGCGGCTGCGTAAGGCGTACACCAAGAAGGGCCTGCGGGTGGTGGCGCTCGCGCCGTACCTGAGCCGGGGCCTGGAGAAGCTCGGCGCCACGCTGGTGCCGACCGTGCCCGGCGACGAGGCGCGGCTGCTCACCGAGGATGCCACGGTCACCGAGGCACTCGCCCGCTCCGGCGCGATCCTGATCGTCGGCGAGCGGCTGGCCGGCGTACCCGGCGGGTTGTCGGCCGCCGGCGCGGTCGCCGACCGGGCCGGCGCGAAGCTTGCCTGGGTGCCCCGCCGGGCCGGTGACCGGGGCGCGGTCGACGCCGGCTGCCTGCCGAACCTGCTGCCCGGTGGCCGCCCGGTCGCCGACGCGGCGGCCCGCGCCGAGCTCACTGGAGCCTGGGACATCGGGGCCGGGATCATCCCGGCCGAGCCGGGCCGCGACGTCGACGCGATCGTCGCGGCGACCGCCGCCGGCAAGATCGGCGCGCTGGTCGTCGCCGGCGTCGACCCGGCCGACCTGACCGATCCGCGGCTGGCCGAGCAGGCCCTGGACGAGGTGCCGTTCCTGGTCAGCCTGGAGATCCGGCACAGCGCGGTGACCCGCCGCGCCGACGTGGTCTTCCCGGTCGCCCCGGTGGTGGAGAAGGCCGGCAGCTTCGTCGACTGGGAAGGCCGGCTGCGCACCTTCGGGGTGGTGCTGGAGACGACCGCGATGCCCGACGCGCGGGTGCTCGACGCGCTCGCCGCCCAACTCGGCGTCACCCTCGGCACCGGCGAGGTCAACCTGATCCGCCGGGAGCTTGGCGCGCTGCCGGCTACCAAGGCCCAGCGGCCCGGTCTGCCGCTGGTCGACCCGGTCGCGGTGGCGGCACCGGGAGCCGGCGAAGCGGTCCTGGCCACCTGGCACCACCTGATCGACCTCGGCACCCTCACCGACGGCGACACCCACCTGGGTGGCACGGCGCGGCGGCCGGTGGTCCGGCTCGGCAAGGCGCTGGCCGGCGCGCTCGACGTCGCCGACGGCGACCCGGTCACCGTCGGCACCGACCGGGGCGCGGTCACCCTGCCGGCGGCGGTCACCGACGGGCTGCCCGACGGGGTGGTCTGGCTGCCGACGAACTCGCCCGGCTCCACCGTGCGCCGCAGCCTCGGCGTGGCCGGCGGAGCGGTGGTCCGGGTCGGCGCGGCCGCCGGCCCGACCGGCGACAGCACGGCCGCCGGTGGTGCGGTCGGCGGCAACGGCGCGACGAACCTCAACGTAGGGGGTCTGCGGTGA
- the nuoE gene encoding NADH-quinone oxidoreductase subunit NuoE produces MMGFSQETHDRAREIIARYPADRSRSALLPLLHLVQSEDGYVSPAGVEFCAEQLGINKAQVSAVATFYTMYKRRPTGDWLVSVCTNTMCDVLGGQRVYDALSEHLGVGHEETTADGTVTLEHAECLAACDYGPVMTVNYDFFDKVDPDIALGVVEELRAGGRPTPTRGARLCTLKEMSLQLAGFSDTREGAVADGPAGDATLRGLRLAQQHGIAVAGFDPNTPITGDAPEPAASRPAPAATGSTAPDVKAPQAKSPEIRAAETRAPDAKTPAPDAPGTTVPADRAEPDSDAEAAEAAGTAANPPAGDAKPAGDSPQPQREALRDARSEEGTA; encoded by the coding sequence CTGATGGGCTTCAGTCAGGAAACGCACGACCGGGCCCGGGAAATCATCGCCCGGTATCCGGCGGACCGGTCCCGCTCGGCGCTGCTGCCGCTGCTGCACCTGGTGCAGTCCGAGGACGGCTACGTCTCGCCGGCCGGCGTCGAGTTCTGCGCCGAGCAGCTGGGGATCAACAAGGCCCAGGTCAGCGCGGTCGCCACCTTCTACACGATGTACAAGCGCCGGCCCACCGGTGACTGGCTGGTCAGCGTCTGCACCAACACCATGTGCGACGTGCTCGGCGGGCAGCGGGTCTACGACGCGCTCAGCGAGCACCTCGGTGTCGGGCACGAGGAGACCACCGCCGACGGCACGGTCACCCTGGAACACGCCGAATGCCTGGCCGCCTGCGACTACGGCCCGGTGATGACGGTCAACTACGACTTCTTCGACAAGGTCGACCCGGACATCGCGCTCGGGGTCGTCGAGGAGTTGCGCGCCGGCGGCCGGCCGACCCCCACCCGGGGTGCCCGGCTGTGCACCCTGAAGGAGATGTCGCTGCAGCTCGCCGGCTTCTCCGACACCCGCGAGGGTGCGGTCGCCGACGGACCGGCCGGCGACGCCACCCTGCGCGGGCTGCGGCTGGCCCAGCAGCACGGCATCGCCGTCGCCGGCTTCGACCCGAACACCCCGATCACCGGCGACGCGCCGGAGCCAGCGGCCAGCCGGCCGGCACCGGCCGCGACCGGCAGCACCGCTCCGGACGTCAAGGCCCCGCAGGCCAAGTCGCCGGAGATCCGGGCCGCCGAGACCCGCGCGCCGGACGCGAAGACGCCGGCGCCGGACGCGCCCGGCACCACCGTGCCGGCCGACCGGGCCGAGCCGGACAGCGACGCCGAGGCCGCCGAGGCGGCCGGCACCGCCGCCAACCCGCCGGCCGGCGACGCCAAACCGGCCGGTGACAGCCCGCAGCCGCAGCGTGAGGCGCTGCGGGACGCGCGCAGCGAGGAGGGCACGGCATGA